The Pirellulales bacterium genome has a segment encoding these proteins:
- the ilvN gene encoding acetolactate synthase small subunit: MRHVLSAVVQNVPGVLAHISGMLASRGYNIDSLAVGETEDSHFSRMTFVVVGDDRVLEQVRRQLEKIVTVVRVDDVSSQDYVERDLMLIKLQAPAGGKRSELRELADIFRGRIVDVASETVIVEISGQERKLEAFVDMIRPFGIIELVRTGRIAMVRGAARRNGPQNSQPQPSPNSEPAQQT, from the coding sequence ATGCGTCACGTGCTTTCCGCTGTGGTTCAGAACGTGCCGGGCGTGCTCGCCCACATCTCGGGCATGCTCGCCTCGCGCGGCTATAACATCGACAGCCTGGCGGTCGGCGAGACGGAAGACTCGCACTTCTCGCGGATGACCTTCGTGGTGGTCGGCGACGATCGGGTGCTCGAGCAAGTCCGCCGCCAGCTTGAAAAGATCGTCACGGTCGTGCGAGTGGACGATGTGAGTTCGCAGGATTACGTCGAGCGCGATCTGATGTTGATCAAGCTGCAAGCCCCGGCCGGCGGCAAGCGGAGCGAGCTGCGCGAGCTGGCCGATATCTTTCGCGGGCGAATCGTGGACGTGGCGTCCGAAACGGTGATCGTCGAGATTTCCGGTCAGGAGCGAAAGCTTGAAGCGTTTGTCGATATGATCCGGCCGTTCGGGATCATTGAACTCGTGCGCACCGGCCGGATCGCGATGGTTCGCGGCGCTGCCCGCCGCAACGGCCCGCAGAACTCGCAGCCCCAACCCAGCCCCAATTCCGAACCGGCCCAACAAACCTAA
- a CDS encoding AAA family ATPase, producing the protein MNASAPSPTYRAHWGLRETPFRGGLDPRFFFESPTHEEALARLHFLVEERQRLGLLIGESGTGKSMLLEVFARHLRRGGSQVANVSLLGADLREFLWLIAAELGLNPDGRDDAFRLWRGVLDRLTENRYQHLETIILLDDAHDGSREVLEHVARLAEADRGAHSRLTVVLALATGRAAALETRLLELAELRIDVEPWEEPDTLGYLSWSLAQAGRKTSAFSEEAMIRLHALSEGIPRRVNQLASLALVAGAARQTPLIDAETVESIHHELGVIDAAA; encoded by the coding sequence ATGAACGCATCGGCGCCCAGTCCGACGTATCGCGCGCATTGGGGTCTTCGCGAAACGCCCTTTCGCGGCGGCTTGGATCCGCGGTTCTTTTTTGAAAGCCCGACGCACGAAGAGGCGCTCGCCCGGCTGCACTTTCTCGTCGAGGAGAGGCAGCGGCTCGGGCTGCTGATCGGCGAATCGGGCACAGGCAAGTCGATGCTACTGGAAGTGTTCGCCCGGCATTTGCGCCGCGGCGGGAGCCAGGTGGCCAATGTGAGCTTGTTGGGCGCCGATCTACGAGAATTCCTCTGGCTGATCGCGGCCGAGCTGGGATTGAATCCCGACGGCCGCGACGATGCGTTCCGCTTGTGGCGCGGCGTACTGGATCGGCTGACCGAAAACCGCTATCAGCACTTGGAAACGATCATCCTCTTGGACGACGCCCATGACGGGTCGCGCGAAGTGCTCGAGCACGTCGCTCGGTTGGCGGAAGCGGATCGGGGAGCGCACTCGCGGCTGACGGTGGTCTTGGCGCTGGCGACCGGCCGCGCCGCCGCACTCGAGACGCGTCTGCTGGAACTGGCCGAGCTGCGGATCGACGTCGAGCCTTGGGAAGAGCCCGATACGCTGGGTTATCTCAGTTGGTCGTTGGCCCAGGCGGGGCGGAAGACCTCCGCCTTCTCCGAAGAGGCGATGATCCGTCTGCACGCTCTCTCGGAGGGTATTCCGCGCCGCGTGAACCAATTGGCCAGCCTGGCGCTGGTGGCTGGGGCGGCCCGCCAAACCCCTCTCATCGACGCCGAAACTGTCGAATCGATCCATCACGAACTCGGCGTGATCGACGCGGCCGCGTAG
- a CDS encoding 16S rRNA (uracil(1498)-N(3))-methyltransferase: protein MKLVDCQGRVRRFVADAASVCTDAGSVGHKLFHKGPACLPDRFFHPSLAGHGSISIEGTEAHHLIHVLRAKPGLEVILFDGSGAEFLARVERVERSTVRLAVVESREVDRELPVSVTLGVALPKGDRQRWLVEKATELGITRLTPLVTARGVAQPTRETLRRLERAVIEASKQCGRNRLMQIAVPVCWSDFLLAAGSATKLFADPGGSALSIDLLSQFSAALEILLAIGPEGGLTDAEVDEAVGTGWQAVDLGRRILRIETAAIALVAAVTLPIPRPSPLVPGA, encoded by the coding sequence TTGAAGCTAGTAGACTGTCAGGGGCGAGTTCGCCGGTTCGTCGCGGATGCTGCTAGCGTCTGCACCGACGCTGGCAGCGTCGGCCACAAGCTTTTCCACAAGGGCCCTGCTTGCTTGCCCGACCGCTTCTTCCACCCTTCGCTCGCCGGTCACGGTTCCATTTCCATCGAGGGAACCGAAGCCCATCACTTGATTCACGTCTTGCGGGCGAAGCCGGGGCTCGAGGTGATTCTGTTCGATGGTAGTGGCGCCGAGTTTTTGGCGCGGGTCGAGCGAGTCGAGCGTTCGACCGTGCGGCTGGCGGTGGTGGAGAGCCGCGAAGTGGATCGAGAGTTGCCAGTGAGCGTTACGCTTGGCGTCGCGCTTCCCAAAGGAGACCGGCAGCGATGGCTGGTCGAGAAAGCGACCGAGTTGGGCATCACCCGCCTGACGCCGCTCGTGACGGCCCGCGGCGTGGCGCAGCCGACGCGGGAAACGCTGCGGCGACTCGAGCGAGCGGTGATCGAAGCGTCGAAACAATGCGGGCGAAATCGGCTGATGCAGATCGCTGTGCCGGTTTGCTGGAGCGACTTTCTGCTGGCCGCCGGCAGCGCGACCAAACTTTTCGCCGATCCTGGTGGATCGGCGCTCTCGATCGACCTGCTCTCTCAGTTTAGCGCCGCCCTCGAGATCCTTCTGGCGATCGGTCCCGAAGGAGGCCTAACCGACGCGGAAGTAGACGAAGCCGTTGGCACCGGCTGGCAGGCAGTCGATCTCGGCCGCCGCATCCTCCGTATCGAAACGGCCGCCATCGCGCTCGTGGCCGCCGTCACATTGCCGATCCCTCGTCCCTCGCCCCTCGTCCCCGGCGCCTAG